From the Sebastes fasciatus isolate fSebFas1 chromosome 9, fSebFas1.pri, whole genome shotgun sequence genome, the window tcaagatttgaagaaattccctccaggaataggagatatcgcgttcacaagaatggactgaatggacggatggacggacaaactgaaaacataatgcctctgtcCACGGCTGTCGCTGGCGCGGAGGCATGAAAAGGGAGCTTCAGAGGAAAGTTCAAACTCTATGAACTTTCAAACCGTCGCACACCCGCCCGATTGCTGCGTAGAGCGGGCGTCGTTGTCCGATTGTTGGTTTTGGAAAGTTACAAAAATCATCAGATGCAGCCCCCCCCCCAGATTCAGACGCCACGAAAAAGGTTTCGGGCGCTATTAAATAATCTGACAAGCACTTTGTTTGAGGCATACTGAGGCCTTTATTAACTGACAAAATGCATATGTTGTCTCAAACCTCATGGAGTAGCCAGCACTCATTTATAATCCACAGTCTTTGTGTCGAGTGATTCCCCCATCAGGATATCGGGCACTGCAAATGATTTAGAAGCGTTTAGGAGTGAGGTCGTggttctctcttcttctctctccagaATCGATGTCTAATGAACAAGCAGCACAAAGACAAGCAAGTCTCACCTATTAACTCTGTGAATCACGAGAGTTATCAATGCTAACGGACGGCTAATGAATTAGCACGAGTCAGCGCTGGCCCCCTCTGGGATTGAGTGGGATTTAAAGACTATAGACAACTCCTGTGAGACAGCCagcagtgtgcatgtgttttgtgTAGTGCGGTTAATAGCGgcaggcagagacagagacgggCTCTGCTGCGTGTAAATCTGCGGAGGTTTGGTGCTCAGTGATCTATCTGTCAGCAGCTGCGACTGCATCTTTTACCAAAGAGATAAACGTCACACGAGACATCTTTATAGGGGTCAAATAAGGGGTTAATGTGTGATGCTTAGCCCACAGACAATTCCATCagcgtgacacacacacacacacacacacacacacacacacacacaatgcactaaaaaacacacatacacgcacacaatacactctaatacacacacagaagacaAATTGAATTAGCtagcagatgtttttttttaaaccgaGATTGTTAAATCACAAGCCCACAACACATTTAAGACCCCTTCCCCCCCACACAAGCTGACACCCCTACAAGCCGTGTTGACCTTTGGCATGTATAATGAAGCTGTTGTATCACTCCAGTAAGCCGCTAATTAAATTGGGCTGAAACAGCAGCTTGCCTGGGTAGTAGAAAGTGCAGATTAGGCCTGTTTGTGCTTTAATTAAAATCCATTGCCGAGGTTTCCATTGCAGTaggtctaacacacacacacacacacacacacatatattatatgtatttaaagAGATGGAAAAGGTTCCATTTTTCAGTTATTGTGTACCAAATCAGAGCAAGAATAATCCATCATTTACTTTATAAgtaaaaatacacacatttataatattatttataatattcatttaacataaaaaaaaaatcattgttggcagaaacttattttttttctcccctcttaTAATGTAAATGTCACGTTTCTGTGctccatgtttgttttggtgagaGTCCCTTTCTCTTTCCTTATGGCACATCCGTTCATCCACCTTGTAATATAGTAAATGTAGAactgtccctccctcccttgTGGCCCTCAGTTGGCCATCCCCTCTCCTTCACCTGAGAAGCAGAAGGTCACCGGGAGCCCTCCCCACCCCCGGCTTTATGAGCCTTATAATTAAAACAGGGAGTAAATACTGGAGGGAGTGAAGGGCTGCTCTATAACTCTTCCCCGACTTATCACCGTGTCACTGAAGCGGGGAGATATCCGTTACTTTCTTGTGCAAAAACTCCTCTGCTGAGGagactttttttggggggcaggAGAGCTGCAGTCTTTCTGATGCCAGAGGATGTAAAAAAAAGGGCCTTTGTTCTCATCTTTAGGCTTTGGATGACGCTCTTAGTGAGTGAGCAGATGACAGATCAGCGTCTAACTCAAGGACTAGACACTGATTATTGATGGGCATGTTATGGAGATTGAACTTGTGACCTTCAGGTTATGGAGCAGTCTCTGACTCAGCGAGCATCCCCCGTCCACATGTTGGGCTGAACGCATATAGGATGATAGCTGTAATAACAACAGGTTCTAGTGAAAGTCCTCTGATCACTAGCGTagccagaataaaaaaaactgtaggTGTGCAAATTCATTTTGTTTAGTAATGGTAACTTGTTTTATAAAAGCTAAGacaactaaaataactaaacaaTTAGTTACCTAAAAATGTATCTTATTTTTGGGTTACACCATTGCCTCTGATGCATGACAGTCTCGGTGTTCTTACACTTGgcaatcaaacattttttctgTAGATTTTCTGCAAAAATGTAGtacccttgagcaagacacttaacccctgACAGATCAGACCAACAAAAGACTTCTTGTATCGACAGTAAAGACAAATGTTAGAATCACATTTTCTAGACCTTTACAATATGCTGTCATCAGCATATAGAGAAACAAAAAGTGTCTGTATGTTTCTGATGATGTTGTATTATTACTAAATAACCCTAAACCTTGCTCTAACCCCAAAGcgacaataataaataattcaattaCAACAGCATTCATTCaaaaaggtagaaaaaaaatctgaattataTGAGAAAAAACAAGCAGTTTAGGTGTGacataagtaagggataatgtagaACGAGccagtcattattgtgaaataaaccccgacccCGCACTTCTTCGTTTTGCATCGCACTGAAGgagtttattttacaacaaagACACGCATTATtccacagctacttacttaagaaatcaataatttgacacaaaaatggtcctccagaatCCGACAttagaactgcacccatagcaatggtctgttatacatagcaacggtccgctataaagaaataacagaccgcagaatgccgtgattgaccaatcagaatcgagtattcaacaaagtcaaTAAATGTTCCTAAAATATGTGATGATGAGCGTTGCGATAGAGAAATATTTTGTAATTAATACACCTGCAGAACAGGTCAAGTCTGTGATCACAATTTGGTTATAAAAAGGCATTTCAAGCATTTCTGTTTGGcttcatgtatgtgtgtgtgtgtgtttcactgaTGTACAATGTATTTTTCAGGACATCGCATCCCAGAAGTTTTCTATGCCGTCCCCGGTTCGCACCGTCATGGTTGCTGACTTTGACAATGACAACGAGATGGAGGTCTTCTTCAATAACATCGCCTACAGGGGTCCCTCCGCCAATAGGCTCTTTAGGTACTGACGCTGAAATAAcacaagaaacacacacatgtcatCCAAGTGTGACAGTAAGTTTTAATAGCACTTTGAACATGAGCTTAATGGACTACTCGTGTGTCTTGATTTAATATTCTAAAACTGGTCTTGGAAGCTGAGGAGAATTTAAAATTCCCAGCCAAGGATACTTATCTAATCTGGCatcccgcctcctcctccacacatgAATGAATCTTTCATTAAGACAGTTTTAGGTCTCTTTTTGGCTCACGGTTTGACTTCCTCTCTAGATAATATTAATGAACTCAAAATGCAATATAGGAGATATCAATTGTTAGGACTTAATAGTAGAATAAACCCATCCCGCCTGAATAAAAATCTGATCTGGCATATTTTTCTGAACAGGATGCAGAAGTCATGATGAATGTTGCCAGGAGCTGGTGGGTCAATTCATACTGCATATCAATAATCAGTGTAAGCCCCAGAGATTTCCTGGATCTGAATATTCCCGCAGGCCAGGTCACTGGAGGAGAATTTGTCTTTCTGGACACGACGATGTCCGACAGGGGTCACTGCTCCACAGCCTGTGGCTCTGCTGCTTTTGTCTAGCGTGAAGATGAATCAGCTAATTTAACTCTGCTCTCTGGCACCGAAAAGCTCAAGCGATTGTGCCCAAGCTAATTAGTTCAATACAACTAATCAATATTTAGCTGAGCTGAAGGGTTTAACAGCCAGGATCAGCACATTAGTGCGTTGTAAAATGAAATTATATCTCGAGGAAACTTGGATATAAAAATGCTTTGTCGCTAAATGTAAAGGCCCTAAAGGTAATGTGCACAATTTCTACCAATAAATGTCATTCTGAGGACCAACGTGCTTTATAGAAAGATGAAAATTACAATCcgataaaacaaacacaaacatgataaagaaaaatcaataagtaaataataaacaaataaaaatcaataattaTTGAACTTTAGAAGGCatattgtattatgtatgtatcaactaatactaataatcaTTTAAGAAGTGGTTCCCtgttgtattaaatacaaaagggacacaaaataaatgtatttctgatgagaagaggaaagaaaaatcTGGCACTATCAATTGCAAGTATTGTTATAAAAGGCATAACTGTAAATAGGAAAGAGGAGGTTAATGAGAGGAACTTACAGTATGTAGAGTAGGGTCTTTTAAattgtatctatttattttccattttgtgTGTCATGGTAGATGACGTTTGAGTCTTTAATAcagttgtggaagaagtattgagatcctttacttaaagcctctgaacgcccacacagctgttttcagttattctggctgattagacctctgctcaggttgaaggagGCCAAATCTCGatctaccaataagaatgataaaggtgtaatttgtcccgccctaacaggtgcaacaaagctAGGAGGAGACTCGGGAAGATGTCAATCAATTACAGTCTATAGActcccacacagtcctgagcagaggtctaatcagccagattaactgaaaacacctgggTGTGTGTACGGAGCCTTAAAGTAAAAGTGGCAATACCACAAACAtattccattacaagtaaaagtctcgATTCAAATTTCTAAAAGTATGAAAGTATAGTcagcaaaatatatttaaagtacaATATCAAAAGTAAATTGTGAATTaggtgttatattattatatattacattatacatTATGTAAGCAACATTTTCACGTTGTAGCTCGTCGATGTGAGCTTATTTCACCTACTTTATGTACTGGTAGTTTACCTTttatataaaatgatatgtttGGTATGTACCCTATTAATCTGTAGAGTAGCTAGTTGCCAAATAAATATAGTAGGCCAACCTCAAAATTGTAAAGAACTTGAGTATGAACTGCTACTTTCCAACACTGGTTCTATATTTATAGTGTTCATGTCTTACAGTGTTTTGAGGGCTACTTGCTGTGATGTTGATTTGATAGGGTGAGCAGGAGAGAGCATGGAGACCCCCAGATAGAAGAGTTGAATGTCGGGGAGGCAGCAGAGCCTGAAGGACGAGGAACCGGTGAGTGCGGCAGAACAAACAGCTGTCTGACAACTATGATCTTAAGAAGAAGCCTCATATCTGCTCTTCCAACATCTGGCCTTTAGATGGCACCAGAGCTCCACTGGGGTTTCCGCATGtgctttataaaaaaagaaagaaaaaaaagacttgttCCACATAATTAGTTCTATGACTGTTGAAACATTATGTTTCCCTGCATGAGGATCATAACTGTTATGCAGGCCGTTTCCTAAAGTGTTTAGTTGCATCATTACAGGAGCTGTAGCCACAGACTTTGATGGTGATGGGCGTCTGGAACTGCTGATATCTCACGGTGAGAGTGCAGCACAGCCGCTCTCTGTCTACAAAGTCAACCAGGTGAGTCTTTGTGAGACGTCTTAAAAGCatgaaaatcattttaacgCTCTGTGTAGTGTAATCTTAACCCAAACTCTCCCTTTTCTCATTGTGTCTGTGTCTTTAGGGGACCACAAACGCCTGGCTGCGAGTGATTCCCCGGACCAAGTTCGGTGCTTTCGCCAGAGGAGCTAAAGTGGTGTTGTACACTAAAAAGAGCGGCCCACACACACGGATCATCGACGGTGGCTCAGGGTACCTGTGTGAGATGGAGCCTGTCGCCCACTTTGGCCTTGGTAAGATTTTATTTCAAGTGGGGACTGAACCTGAAACCTCTtagtgacatcttcaaattgcatgttttgtttAACCCACAACCTTAAACCCAATGATATTTAGTTTACAATACAAATAtgggaaaagcagcaaatcctcaaatTATTTGGGTCTCTGAAACCAGCatattttttgccatttttgcttgataacaGACTTCCTGTTGTTGATTAAGTCTctattgattgattaatcgattaattggctAACCATTTCAGCACTGCTCTTTGCTACAGCTGGGTAAGGGATAGATAGACAAAGAGGAATGGACATCATGAACACAGAGTAGAGCGAGAAGGAAAATGAAAGCTCCATGTGGAAAGCATTGCTTTAATACCTGCAGCCTGATTGGACACCCATGGGAGACTACATTGTCTGTGGGAGGGAGCTGGGTGGACAGAAGAGATGGCAAACAGGGGCTGCAGTTGGAAGCCGGCCTGGCTTGTGAGGAACCAGCTCTCTGTCTCCTTGTTACCCAACCGGAGTGTCAGCTGGTGGTCATCCAGGCCTGGTAGCTCAGCCACTGCTGCTTCCTGGCCCTGTTCTGTATCAGGACTGTCCAAACACAGATCAACTCACAACCACACTTGCAAAAAGCATCACTACTGGTACATACATACACTCCACACCACTAAATGAGAGGGTGTCACATGGGTGCAGAACAGGTGAAATATTCTTTGGCTCTCAGGCAGCACACCTGCTGAGTAGATCGCTGTCTGGCAAGGTAACTCTAGATCTGTTTACATTAGAAATGCCACTTTAATTAAGGGCTGCCGAGGTCCTCTGGAGAAGGGCTTTCTCTATGCCTGATTAAAGTAGttaatggagagaggagaggagagtgccGCTCAGTCTCTCGCTGCGTTGgtgaaaaaagagaggaaggagaaagtTTCATGAGCCCTTGAGAATCACTAAAGGACACGTGAacgttcctctgtgtgtgtgttgtgtctctACCAGGTAAGGATGTCGCTACTAACGTGGAGGTGTACTGGCCAGACGGTCGCTCAGCGGTCCGACCCCTGGAGCCTTCAGACGTCAACACCGTGATGGAGATCCTCTATCCAAGAGATGAGGAAGAAATCACTCCTACAGTGGAAATAGAGGTACAGGTATAAAACTTAAACCTCATCATCTCAAAGATCGTTAGGCTTTGTAGAATTGGCTCAGACTCTATGTGCAGAATTGGAGAATGTCCTTCTTTGGCGCTCCCAGCGGTAATGTCAAACACGTCATTTAAGCATTGCACTGAGATGAACTCCGGGCTTACTGTGTGTGACCTGGTTTGTGCCAATTGAATGGAAAATGTCTTTGAGAACAGGAGCATCACTGAAGCACAATAATAACTGATAGGAAAAGTGCTTCATCTGCTTTTTGCCTAATCTTTTGTTGAAGAGAATCCCAGAGTCTAGTTCAAGACCTTGATTATTGCAATTGTGTGCTTATCCATGCATATTTTGACAAGTAATTTGTGTTTAATGAAATTACGACACAGCAAAAGCATAGAAAGACTGTACACATGGCACAGAAAGTGGGAACACCGTGGGGTTAAAGAGGAACTAcaaccattttcaaaattcatacatgatAGTCCTATAGTTTAAGACattccaaaaatattagtaaacatgaacaactctctcccaaatccaaaagaGAGAGCTAAAACTGAAACGTGTTATGTCTTAGGGGATAAattgtggagctgctccatagacaatgaatgggagactttTGTGGATCCACagaatgtttcttttttatcccaaaatgagctttattctgttgtagtgttgtcagttatgaaacagaaaatgaacccatatactcagaacactcCCCGGGGTGCTCTCAttgtcatctataacatctctcccagttcattgtttattttattttattttttcgactGTCTTATactataggaataacatgtatgaattttgaaaatgggcattgttcccctttaatggcagctatttttttccccctaccAGGTTAATCTGGCCATGCACACATTCTCACTGGGATTGTCTATTTTTTCTACAAATATGCTATCACAATAAATTAAAGATGCTACGGTtgggtgacaaattaaaggaaaaaccaACATAAAGTGTCTTAGTAAGGTGTTGGGCCTCTACACACCTCCAGAACAGCTTCTATATTCATTGTCTTAGATTATCAGTAAATCTACCGGAGGGATGAACTGCATTCTTCCAAATAATATTCTCTCATATGGGGTTTTGATGATGGTGGTCCAGAGTGCTGTCTAAACACATCACTCCaatgcattgctaggcaacagcttgggtccatgtttacttcctgttagctgatgccattcaaatacactgcaacaggaaataaactgggactcatttggaatgtttacatttacaactATGAACTGGTCTATAGGCTTTCAGTTGTGTTGAGATCTGGTGACTGCGAAGGTCATAGTATATGATTCACATAATTTCCATACTCATCAGACCATTCAGTGACCCCTCGTGTCCTGTGGATGATGAGGGCATTGTCATGCTGAAAGAGAGCACTCCCATCACGATAGAAATGTTTCATTATAGGATAAAGGTGATCGCTCAGAATGACTTTGAGTTGATCAGCAATTACCCTTCTCTCTAAGGGCACAAGAGACCCTTTTCAAGGCAGCCGTTTTGACATGTCTTTGTAGGGTAAAagcaggtgtaattaataacattaattatggccctgttccatttaggtggaCAAGGaacctggtattgtgcatgctggctgaCTGGAATAGCTGTGGCACTAAATaaaaatgggaccataattaatgGTAGCATCTGCATTAGTTATGCTTCTCCACTCATTTTATCAGGTTTTTCCTTTACTGTATTTGCCACCAGTCCGTAtaatcacattaaaaaacaatctACACATAGTGGGTTTAAAGGAGTTTTCATTCAAAAACATTCTTGTTTCTAATTGGACTGCCTGTGTCTTACAGTGCGGTCATGGCTTTGCTCTGAATGAGAATGGCCGTTGCACAGGTAAGCTGCAAATACGTATCTGTTGATCACTCTATCTATGCTTGTGTCCTTGTTTGAAATCAAGACAAAACGTGTCTTCCCTTCCCTCGCTCAGACAAAGATGAGTGTACCCAGTTCCCCACCGTGTGCTCCTCTGACCGCCCTGTCTGCACCAACACCTATGGCAGCTATAAGTGCCGCGCCAAGAGGAGATGCAACCAGGGCTTTGAGCCCAACGATGATGGGTCAGCCTGCGTGGGTGAGTGGTCCTGGCATAGATTTAGCTGGATTACCAAGACCAGGAGAACAAAGGAAGCACTGCCAGAGGGCTGCCTTAATTACTCTAGTTTTGAGTAAAGCCTTAGAGGTGCTAACATTCCTCTGACCGTGTCCCCTCTCTGCACCCCGCTGTCTTGCATGACTAACCCCCCCTTCATGGGAATGAGCTCTCTTTCAGCCATAAAGACGCAGATGTTGGCTAACTTTTCCCTGCCCTCTGTTTCGCCCCTTTCTCTGCAGCCCAGGTGGCTTACTTTGGGGGGACGCGGTCTTCTGGAGAACGCAAGCGTTCGGGTCTGTCTCTCTGGATGCTCCCCGTCTCTGTGCTACCACTCGTCTCTACCCATCTTCAGACTGGACGACTGTAGCCGTCACTGCCTTCTCCCCTTCCTGACTCTCGCCACTGCTACATGGGGATGTACAGAAACTCTTGGAGCGAAACTTTTCACTGAATCTTCTCCTATGTGGATCTCTGCTATCTTTTTCCATCAGTTATTTACAGCCTCGCCCCCCCCTCACCGCTGCTATGTGTCACCTCTTGGCTCCCGGCCCCCTCTGGACTATAAAGAAACACGCAGGGAGCATGCTCGCTGGGAGCTACGGGGTTCAGAACTAACTGTGTCACACCCGCCGAGCCCTCACGTCATCACCTGGCACTTATCTTAGTGGGACCTGAACTGAGGCCAAGTCAATAAGTGGAGCTGCAGCTTATAAACcgctgcacatacagtacatcagacAGATCTACTGGCTCCACAGACCACATTCATTAGAGACACGCTGAGACCCCATCTGTATCTCCACAATACCACTATGTTAATCCTTACAATGCCACTCTCATTCTTAGTATGGGCTCTCTGGGATGCCGAGGAACACCAGGTCTTCACGCTTTAGGttctgtgtttgtgagtgtgtgtttgactgtaCTGCGTCCAAAGAGGCAGTCGGGTAGAGGAACATATGCCAGACCATCTGTCTCCGACGGTACGAATAATACAACAGCACAGTGAAGAATATAAACacacgtgtctgtgtgtgtgagcacaagAATAGGCAGGgacaaattaattttttttttaagtacagTAGCCCGAAAGTGAAACATAATTTACTTAACAATTTTTGAATCATTTGCCACATAATGCAGAACTGTAAATcagtttacaatatttactgctAATATTAATCCCTATACCCCAATATTAATCTCCATTCAAATAAAATGATGGGCAGGTGACAAGAACATGAAGACAAAAGGATTTTCATAGACAATGATTTattctgaaataaaataatgttcttgaaaaaaaaaactaaaacaaaactcaCCAGTTCATTGTAGTTCTGGTAATGTTTCTTCATGTTTAAGCACAGTAGCTGGAAAGAATACTTGAATccttaataatttatttaacaattCTTAAATCATTTGCCCCATAACATAATattttaaaggataaggctggtgaTGTGCATACGTTTGTTGTCTTTTGTTTGTCAGTCTCCTTAATTTCTTATAAATTATTTCcttaaacagctgggcactgtagatTTTAGCAAATGTGGCTCAAACAGGagttaattgtgtttttgttaggaaATATATTCAGCTGCAGATTAGGTTAGTGAGGTCAATTCATTGTTGAATTTGGTCTTTTTAAGAGATTTGTAGACGGtaagaaaaatctaaaatacTACCTGATTTATCCTTTAAATTGTGATCATTAActcacaatatttaattttaatgatAACTTGACACCCTTttccatttaaataaatatcaaggCAAAGACACAAAGACAAAAGGAAGAAGGTGTGGCTATTTGGGGGTCCTGTGATTTTCTgagttaaattaaaacaaacctcacTTGTCCCATCACTGTATGAGGTGATTCttttgtgttgctgtttgtttcaTGGTGAAGCCGTAAAATGCACATGGAACAGTTCATTTTTTATTCAACACTACAGACGTCATCTTTGTCTCATTGCCACGTTTCTTGAAACTTTTcaggaaattaataaatattttggCAGAAAAGACGACCCAAAAGTGAAAACATTGTCCTCCAAAATATGTTAAAAGCATGTTAACTGACAGATTTTTGCTTCCACGTTATTCAGCAATCTCACTGCAGAAACTGCGCAACACAACCATCTTATCCTAGACCGCGACCACTGTCAAAGCAGAGGATAGATTCATCAAGTATTGGCAAGTACAGTCCTCCAGAgtagagactgtgtgtgtgattcatggatTTCTCCCTATTCACTCGCTGAGGCAAgtgttataatatatattttggaaATATTTGGCCAAAAAACCTCACACATTCCATTAGAGAAACAGCACCAAACTGACATCAGTCCCTGAGCCTGCTAATGAGCTGGACCCAAACCACATGATGCCACCTGTAAATATCCAACATGTCAGGAGAGATTTAGAGAATGAACTTATTTCTCTCTGAGACATTTTTAATGAAAGCTAAGAGGCACCGGAGCATGAAGaactaataaacaaacaatgatGGACGTGTTGAAGCAATTAAAATGACTCACCGCGGATCTCTGTTGGATCCACGTCGACGATGTTGTCATGCTCTCTGTGTAAGCCAAAGACTCtgcggaggagagagagagaccaaaaGGGTTCAGCGAGATCACGTCCACTCAAGTCAAACATCTGAATGTTTGCCCAGAAATGTTCACTAACAAATATGTCAAAGACGTTGCTGTAAAGATGTTATTGCAAGGACAGAACGGGAACTTTTTTGTAGTTTGAATCACACTCTTGGGTCAGACTTGAACTGATGTGTAAGCTCTCACAGTTTGCATGAACAATAAGATCCACAAATGTTTATCAAAATTGCACGCTTTAAAAGGACATATCGGTGTTTTTAACCCTTTTGTTCACATTCTCCTACTTAGTCTCCAAAAACCAAATAACAATGTAGTCATCTTTTGTCAAAGACATGGTTGTGTGAATCCACTTTGTATATTTTCTTATACATGTGTTGAAATAGGTTGAGGCATTTCAGCTAATTCT encodes:
- the crtac1b gene encoding cartilage acidic protein 1, with the translated sequence MLLWLVLFLPAISSAQRSEPMFTAITKTVLPPDYDNNPTQLNYGVAVTDVDGDGDLEMFVAGYNGPNLVLKYDKQQKRLVNIAVDNRSSPFYALRDRQGNAIGVTACDIDGDGREEIYVLNTNNAFSGRATYSDKLFKFRNGRFEDLLNDDINEHRDVANRMAGRSVACVDRKGTGRYAIYIANYASGNVGPHALIEMDEAASDLSQGVIALSNVAEQAGVNKFTGGRGVVVGPIVSQTLSDVFCDNEYGPNFLFKNNGDGTFTDVAQQAGVEDPMQHGRGVALADFNRDGKTDIVYGNWNGPHRLYMQLNNRKQKFKDIASQKFSMPSPVRTVMVADFDNDNEMEVFFNNIAYRGPSANRLFRVSRREHGDPQIEELNVGEAAEPEGRGTGAVATDFDGDGRLELLISHGESAAQPLSVYKVNQGTTNAWLRVIPRTKFGAFARGAKVVLYTKKSGPHTRIIDGGSGYLCEMEPVAHFGLGKDVATNVEVYWPDGRSAVRPLEPSDVNTVMEILYPRDEEEITPTVEIECGHGFALNENGRCTDKDECTQFPTVCSSDRPVCTNTYGSYKCRAKRRCNQGFEPNDDGSACVAQVAYFGGTRSSGERKRSGLSLWMLPVSVLPLVSTHLQTGRL